A genomic segment from Pseudosulfitobacter sp. DSM 107133 encodes:
- a CDS encoding carbohydrate ABC transporter permease, translating to MARNVTNQRKIVNTAVAWGIGLLIFFPILWTILTSFKSEATAIADPPVFLFFDWTLDNYRVVQERSDYMRFLWNSVIIAGGSTLLGIIVAVPAAWSMAFVPSARTKDILLWMLSTKMLPAVGVLYPIYLIFIKLGILDSRIGLTVVLMLINLPIIIWMLYTYFREIPGEILEAARMDGASLKEEILYVLTPMAVPGIASTVLLNIILAWNEAFWTLNLTAAKAAPLTAFIASYSSPEGLFYAKLSAASTMAIAPILILGWFSQKQLVRGLTFGAVK from the coding sequence ATGGCACGCAACGTCACCAACCAACGCAAGATCGTCAACACCGCCGTCGCCTGGGGCATCGGCCTGCTGATCTTCTTTCCGATCCTCTGGACCATCCTGACCAGCTTCAAGTCCGAGGCCACCGCCATCGCCGATCCGCCGGTGTTCCTGTTCTTTGACTGGACGCTGGACAACTACCGCGTGGTGCAGGAACGCTCGGATTACATGCGGTTCCTGTGGAATTCGGTCATCATCGCGGGCGGCTCTACCCTGCTGGGCATCATCGTGGCGGTGCCTGCGGCGTGGTCGATGGCCTTTGTGCCGTCGGCGCGCACCAAGGACATCCTGTTGTGGATGCTGTCGACCAAGATGCTGCCGGCCGTGGGCGTGCTGTACCCGATTTATCTGATTTTCATCAAATTGGGCATTCTGGACAGCCGCATCGGCCTGACCGTTGTGCTGATGCTGATCAACCTGCCGATCATCATCTGGATGCTGTACACCTATTTCCGCGAAATTCCGGGCGAAATTCTGGAAGCGGCGCGCATGGATGGAGCCTCGTTGAAAGAGGAAATCCTCTATGTGCTCACACCGATGGCTGTGCCCGGCATCGCATCGACCGTGTTGCTGAACATCATTCTGGCGTGGAACGAGGCGTTCTGGACCCTGAACCTGACCGCCGCCAAGGCCGCGCCGCTCACCGCCTTCATCGCCAGCTACTCAAGCCCCGAGGGGCTGTTTTACGCCAAGCTCTCTGCCGCCTCGACCATGGCCATCGCACCGATCCTGATTTTGGGCTGGTTCAGCCAGAAACAACTGGTGCGCGGCCTGACCTTCGGCGCTGTGAAATAA
- a CDS encoding LacI family DNA-binding transcriptional regulator, with product MDDSKIRNMEQFARVSGISRPTVSKYFNDPASVRPKTRARIEEALEQYDYRPNIFAVNQNRRLTKNIGIVVPYLADPFFAEIARNIEQRCMQAGFWPTLFSAHGDSALEVEILDSLRSLKPAGVLLAPLGRASDRAAIEKFCDDVPTVLFDSNIDGVGEAFVGSDNTQFVKLSVEYLCRTGEPPCFFEMPPVNPNANKRRNGYIQAMEANGFAPQVIRVAGEGWGFEEVGYLGGLDVIDRGLLTSNTVLCSNDRLAIGFLAACYERGLRVGRDADCVLRVAGHDDHPFSRFGCPPLTTIAQDYEKISERSVEALFTLIEGGRTAGPRIESLFEGKLVMRASA from the coding sequence ATGGACGACAGCAAGATCCGCAACATGGAGCAGTTCGCCCGCGTCAGCGGCATCTCGCGCCCCACCGTATCGAAATACTTCAACGATCCTGCCAGCGTGCGCCCGAAAACCCGTGCCCGCATCGAAGAGGCGCTGGAGCAATACGACTATCGCCCCAATATCTTTGCCGTTAACCAGAACCGTCGCCTGACCAAGAACATTGGCATCGTGGTGCCCTATTTGGCCGATCCGTTCTTTGCCGAGATTGCACGCAACATCGAACAGCGCTGTATGCAGGCCGGTTTCTGGCCCACCTTGTTCAGCGCCCACGGCGACAGCGCGCTCGAGGTGGAAATTCTCGACAGCCTGCGCTCGCTCAAACCGGCGGGCGTGCTGCTGGCCCCCTTGGGGAGGGCGTCGGACCGTGCAGCGATCGAAAAGTTTTGCGACGACGTGCCAACCGTCCTGTTCGACAGCAACATCGACGGCGTGGGCGAAGCCTTTGTCGGGTCGGACAACACGCAATTCGTCAAACTCAGCGTCGAATACCTGTGCCGCACCGGCGAACCGCCCTGTTTTTTCGAAATGCCGCCCGTGAACCCGAACGCCAACAAACGACGCAACGGATACATTCAGGCGATGGAAGCCAACGGCTTTGCGCCACAGGTGATCCGGGTGGCGGGCGAAGGCTGGGGGTTCGAGGAGGTCGGCTATCTCGGCGGTCTGGATGTGATTGATCGCGGTTTGCTGACATCTAACACCGTCTTGTGCAGCAACGACCGTCTGGCCATCGGCTTTCTGGCCGCTTGCTATGAACGCGGCCTGCGCGTGGGCCGCGATGCGGACTGCGTGCTGCGTGTCGCGGGTCATGATGACCATCCGTTCTCGCGATTCGGCTGCCCGCCACTGACCACCATTGCGCAGGATTACGAAAAAATATCCGAACGCAGCGTCGAGGCGCTGTTCACGCTGATCGAGGGCGGGCGCACCGCAGGCCCCCGTATTGAAAGCCTTTTTGAGGGAAAGCTGGTCATGCGCGCCTCGGCTTGA
- a CDS encoding sugar ABC transporter permease, whose product MATKASRSAARLMMAPAVILLLGWMLVPLCMTLYFSFKKYLPLRGGDLGWVGFDNYVRFFSSSAFWPSVIATLVIVGGVLAITVVFGILLAILLDQPMWGQGIVRILVIAPFFVMPTVSALVWKNMFMDPVNGLFAHLWKFFGAAPVEWLSQASMTSIIMIVAWQWLPFATLILLTAIQSLDSEQLEAAEMDGAPPLSRFGYITLPHLSRAITVVVLIQTIFLLSIFAEIFVTTQGSFGTKTLTYLIYQRVLESQNVGLGSAGGIFAVILANIIAIFLMRIVGKNLDA is encoded by the coding sequence ATGGCCACCAAAGCTTCCCGATCCGCCGCACGATTGATGATGGCCCCCGCCGTGATCCTGCTTTTGGGCTGGATGCTGGTGCCACTGTGCATGACCCTGTATTTTTCGTTCAAGAAATACCTGCCCCTGCGCGGCGGTGATCTGGGCTGGGTCGGCTTTGACAACTATGTGCGCTTTTTCAGCTCCTCCGCTTTCTGGCCCTCGGTGATTGCCACGCTAGTGATTGTCGGCGGTGTGCTGGCGATCACGGTCGTCTTTGGCATCCTGCTGGCGATCCTGCTGGACCAGCCGATGTGGGGTCAGGGCATCGTGCGTATCCTCGTGATCGCCCCCTTCTTTGTCATGCCGACCGTGTCGGCGCTGGTGTGGAAGAACATGTTCATGGATCCCGTGAACGGGTTGTTCGCCCACCTTTGGAAATTCTTCGGTGCCGCCCCCGTCGAATGGCTCTCTCAGGCGTCGATGACCTCGATCATCATGATCGTGGCATGGCAATGGCTGCCCTTTGCCACGCTGATCCTGCTGACCGCGATCCAGTCGCTGGACAGCGAACAGCTTGAGGCTGCCGAGATGGACGGCGCCCCGCCCCTGTCGCGGTTCGGCTATATCACCCTGCCGCACCTCAGCCGTGCGATCACGGTCGTGGTGCTGATCCAGACCATTTTCCTGCTGTCGATCTTTGCCGAAATCTTTGTCACCACCCAAGGGTCGTTCGGCACCAAGACGCTGACCTATCTGATCTACCAGCGCGTACTGGAAAGCCAGAACGTCGGTCTGGGCTCGGCGGGTGGCATATTTGCCGTCATCCTTGCCAATATCATCGCCATCTTCCTGATGCGCATCGTCGGCAAAAATCTGGACGCATGA
- a CDS encoding sugar ABC transporter substrate-binding protein has protein sequence MTIRTAFCAASVLALATATGAFAESHTTTLTIATVNNGDMVRMQGLTDDFTSKNPDIALEWVTLEENVLRQRVTQDIAAKGGQFDVMTIGTYEVPIWGAQNWLVSLNDLPAEWDADDILPAMRGGLTVDGELYAAPFYGESSMVMYRKDLMQAAGLEMPDAPTWDDIKAAAAAMTDKDAEVYGICLRGKAGWGENMAFLSAMANSYGARWFDEDWKAQFDTDAWKATLTDYLDLMNNYGPPGASTNGFNENLSLFQQGKCGMWIDATVAASFVTNPNDSTVADKVGFALAPDKGLGKRGNWLWAWSLAIPAGSDKVDAAKKFVAWATSKEYTALVAANEGWANVPPGTRTSLYENEAYTSAAPFAEMTLKSINAADPTNPTVDPVPYTGIQFVAIPEFAGIATQVGQEFSAALAGQQTAEEALEKAQALTTDEMEAAGY, from the coding sequence ATGACCATAAGAACCGCATTTTGTGCGGCGAGCGTGCTTGCGCTGGCCACTGCAACCGGCGCTTTCGCCGAAAGCCACACAACAACCCTTACCATCGCAACCGTGAACAACGGCGACATGGTCCGTATGCAGGGCCTGACCGACGACTTCACTTCGAAAAACCCCGACATCGCCCTTGAGTGGGTGACGCTGGAAGAAAACGTTCTGCGCCAGCGCGTGACACAGGACATCGCCGCCAAGGGCGGCCAGTTCGACGTAATGACCATCGGCACCTACGAAGTGCCGATCTGGGGCGCGCAGAACTGGCTGGTGTCGCTGAACGACCTGCCCGCCGAATGGGACGCCGATGACATACTGCCCGCGATGCGCGGCGGTCTGACCGTAGACGGCGAACTTTATGCAGCACCCTTCTACGGCGAAAGCTCGATGGTGATGTACCGCAAGGACCTGATGCAAGCCGCGGGCTTGGAAATGCCCGACGCCCCCACATGGGACGACATCAAGGCCGCTGCTGCCGCAATGACCGACAAGGATGCCGAAGTTTATGGCATCTGCCTGCGCGGCAAGGCCGGCTGGGGCGAGAACATGGCGTTCCTCAGCGCAATGGCCAACTCTTATGGCGCGCGTTGGTTCGACGAAGACTGGAAAGCCCAATTCGACACCGACGCATGGAAGGCGACGCTGACCGACTATCTGGACCTGATGAACAACTACGGCCCTCCGGGTGCCTCCACCAACGGGTTCAACGAAAACCTCTCGCTGTTCCAGCAAGGCAAATGCGGCATGTGGATCGACGCCACAGTTGCGGCGTCCTTCGTGACCAACCCCAACGATTCAACCGTGGCCGACAAGGTCGGCTTTGCACTGGCCCCCGACAAGGGGCTGGGCAAGCGCGGCAACTGGCTGTGGGCGTGGTCGCTGGCGATCCCCGCAGGCTCGGACAAGGTTGACGCGGCCAAGAAGTTCGTCGCCTGGGCCACCAGCAAGGAATACACCGCATTGGTCGCAGCAAACGAAGGCTGGGCAAACGTGCCTCCGGGCACCCGTACATCGCTGTACGAAAACGAAGCCTACACATCGGCAGCTCCTTTTGCCGAAATGACGTTGAAATCGATCAACGCGGCTGATCCGACCAACCCGACCGTGGACCCCGTGCCCTATACCGGAATCCAGTTCGTCGCGATCCCCGAATTTGCGGGCATCGCCACGCAAGTGGGCCAGGAATTCTCGGCCGCCCTTGCCGGTCAGCAAACCGCCGAAGAAGCGCTGGAAAAAGCGCAGGCGCTGACCACGGACGAGATGGAAGCCGCAGGCTACTGA
- a CDS encoding ABC transporter ATP-binding protein translates to MGQITLQQVTKNFGDVQVIPPLDLTIEDGEFTVFVGPSGCGKSTLLRLIAGLEDITSGTILIDGADATAISPAKRGLAMVFQSYALYPHMSVRKNIAFPMRMAGVDKAEQDRRIEQAATALNLTDYLDRRPGQLSGGQRQRVAIGRAIVREPSAFLFDEPLSNLDAALRVGMRLEISELHKRLETTMIYVTHDQVEAMTMADKIVVLRAGNIEQVGSPLDLYRTPRNVFVAGFIGSPKMNLIEGPEAAKHGAHTIGVRPEHIDVAEADGLWQGRVGVAEHLGSDTFFHVHDTGLAEMLTVRVAGEVNLRHGDRIHLHPRADQIHRFDEKGLRIQ, encoded by the coding sequence ATGGGACAGATCACGCTTCAACAGGTCACCAAGAACTTTGGCGACGTGCAGGTCATTCCGCCGCTGGACCTGACCATCGAAGACGGCGAATTCACCGTCTTTGTCGGCCCCTCGGGCTGCGGCAAGTCCACGCTGCTGCGCCTGATCGCGGGGCTTGAGGACATCACCTCGGGCACCATCCTGATCGACGGGGCGGATGCCACGGCTATCTCGCCCGCCAAACGCGGGCTGGCCATGGTGTTCCAGTCCTACGCGCTCTATCCGCACATGTCGGTGCGCAAGAACATCGCCTTTCCCATGCGCATGGCCGGTGTCGACAAGGCAGAACAGGACCGCCGCATCGAACAGGCGGCCACCGCGCTGAACCTGACCGACTATCTGGACCGCCGCCCCGGCCAGCTGTCTGGCGGCCAGCGCCAGCGGGTCGCCATCGGCCGCGCCATCGTGCGCGAACCTTCGGCCTTCCTGTTCGACGAACCCCTCTCGAACCTTGACGCCGCCCTGCGTGTGGGCATGCGGCTGGAAATTTCCGAACTGCACAAGCGGCTGGAAACCACCATGATCTATGTCACCCACGATCAGGTCGAGGCGATGACAATGGCCGACAAGATCGTGGTGCTGCGCGCGGGCAATATCGAACAGGTCGGCAGCCCGCTGGACCTGTACCGCACCCCGCGCAACGTCTTTGTGGCCGGCTTTATCGGCTCGCCCAAAATGAACCTGATCGAAGGACCCGAAGCCGCCAAACACGGCGCCCACACCATCGGCGTGCGTCCCGAACATATCGACGTGGCCGAGGCAGACGGGCTGTGGCAGGGCCGTGTCGGCGTGGCCGAACATCTGGGGTCAGACACCTTCTTTCACGTCCACGACACCGGACTGGCCGAGATGCTGACAGTGCGCGTCGCGGGTGAAGTGAACCTGCGCCACGGCGACAGGATTCACCTGCACCCAAGGGCCGACCAGATCCACCGTTTTGACGAAAAAGGCCTGCGTATCCAATGA
- a CDS encoding L-iditol 2-dehydrogenase, producing MTRLNGKCALITGAARGIGLAFAQAYVAEGARVAIADIDIARARAAAADIGAAAIAVHMDVTDQASIDSAVAETVAQLGQIDILINNAAIFTAAPITEITRADFDRTFDINVAGTLFTLQAVAKHMIARGGGGKIINMASQAGRRGEPLVAVYCATKAAIISLTQSAALNLIVHGINVNAIAPGVVDGEHWDGVDAFFAKYEGKAPGQKKREVAAAVPHGRMGTAADLTGMAVFLASADADYILAQTYNVDGGQWMS from the coding sequence ATGACCAGACTGAACGGAAAATGCGCCCTGATCACAGGGGCGGCACGCGGCATCGGCTTGGCCTTTGCCCAAGCCTACGTCGCCGAAGGCGCGCGCGTCGCCATCGCTGACATTGATATCGCGCGTGCCCGCGCGGCGGCGGCCGACATAGGCGCAGCCGCCATTGCCGTGCACATGGACGTGACAGATCAGGCCAGCATCGACAGCGCGGTGGCCGAAACGGTGGCGCAGTTGGGACAGATCGACATTCTGATCAACAATGCCGCCATCTTTACCGCCGCCCCCATCACCGAAATCACCCGCGCCGATTTCGACCGTACATTCGACATCAACGTCGCCGGGACCCTGTTCACCCTGCAAGCGGTCGCCAAACACATGATCGCGCGCGGTGGCGGCGGCAAAATCATCAATATGGCCAGTCAGGCGGGCCGCAGGGGCGAACCGCTCGTTGCGGTCTATTGCGCGACCAAGGCCGCGATCATCAGCCTGACCCAATCGGCGGCACTGAACCTGATCGTCCACGGGATCAACGTCAACGCCATCGCCCCCGGCGTGGTGGACGGCGAACATTGGGACGGGGTCGATGCGTTCTTTGCCAAATACGAAGGCAAGGCACCTGGCCAGAAAAAGCGCGAAGTCGCCGCCGCCGTACCCCATGGCCGCATGGGCACCGCCGCCGATCTGACCGGCATGGCGGTGTTTCTGGCCAGTGCCGACGCCGATTATATCCTCGCGCAAACCTATAACGTCGATGGTGGCCAATGGATGAGCTGA
- a CDS encoding crotonase/enoyl-CoA hydratase family protein, which yields MTDPLTSTFFAVSVADGVAHIEMDNAAKANSMTPAFWDDLPRIAAALDSDPAVRCVVISGRGKHFTAGMDLAAFQGIMELTGQEPGRAAYAMRKLVLSLQASLTALEEMRVPVIAAIHGACLGGGIDLITACDIRLCAADTAFGIEEINIGMAADVGTLQRMPKLMAPGVVRELAYTGRRFTADEARGWGIVNAIHADRDAVIAAALEMAQTIAARSPLAIAGIKQAVTYVRDHSVADGLDQIATWNAGMLRPDDLTRAMGAKMKQQQAVFDDLLADAG from the coding sequence ATGACCGATCCATTAACTTCGACCTTTTTCGCCGTCTCGGTGGCGGATGGCGTGGCCCATATCGAAATGGACAATGCGGCCAAGGCCAACAGCATGACACCAGCCTTCTGGGACGACCTGCCGCGCATCGCGGCGGCGCTGGACAGTGATCCCGCAGTGCGCTGCGTGGTGATCTCGGGGCGGGGCAAGCATTTTACCGCCGGAATGGATCTGGCCGCCTTTCAGGGTATCATGGAACTGACGGGGCAAGAGCCGGGGCGCGCCGCCTATGCCATGCGCAAGCTGGTGCTCAGTCTGCAAGCCTCGCTGACTGCGCTGGAAGAGATGCGGGTGCCGGTGATTGCGGCCATCCACGGCGCCTGTCTGGGTGGTGGTATTGATCTGATTACGGCCTGCGATATCCGGCTGTGCGCCGCTGACACCGCCTTTGGCATCGAAGAGATCAACATCGGCATGGCCGCTGACGTGGGCACGTTGCAACGTATGCCCAAGCTGATGGCCCCCGGTGTGGTGCGCGAACTGGCCTATACGGGGCGGCGGTTCACGGCGGACGAGGCGCGGGGCTGGGGCATCGTCAACGCCATTCACGCCGATCGCGACGCGGTGATTGCAGCCGCGCTTGAGATGGCGCAGACCATTGCCGCCCGTTCGCCGCTGGCCATCGCGGGGATCAAGCAGGCGGTGACCTATGTGCGCGACCATTCGGTTGCCGACGGGCTGGACCAGATCGCCACATGGAACGCAGGCATGCTGCGCCCCGACGATCTGACCCGCGCCATGGGTGCCAAGATGAAACAACAGCAGGCGGTGTTCGACGACCTGCTGGCAGATGCAGGATAG